The following coding sequences lie in one Candidatus Aminicenantes bacterium genomic window:
- a CDS encoding ABC transporter ATP-binding protein has product MAVTGGGLGRTQQTGSCVDRYPGFAAGAPLRGIPLSPGILAAPGGGYPETHAMMPPALEIESLSFSINGASILKDIRVTIGSGEKWSIIGANGAGKSTLLKCLLRIHPDWTGSVHLFGRCLDDYSQRNLARKVAYVPQPGDDQRFPFTVRQFVAMGRYAYSGMFATAHKDDDAVVTRAMQQARILEFGDRTLDTLSGGERQKVFIAAALAQQADLLLLDEPTAFLDYRHQAEVSRILGEINQHNGATIVAVTHDVNAAILTDGLVLALKQGNMAWIGPAADLTQPGRLEDIFNTSFRLIEDPVTGRRLVVPQEAGQ; this is encoded by the coding sequence ATGGCAGTCACTGGCGGGGGTCTCGGCCGTACTCAACAAACGGGTTCATGTGTGGACCGATACCCAGGGTTTGCGGCCGGGGCCCCGTTACGCGGAATTCCTTTATCGCCTGGCATCCTTGCTGCACCCGGAGGCGGATATCCCGAAACCCATGCCATGATGCCACCGGCATTAGAGATCGAGTCCCTTTCCTTTTCCATCAACGGCGCGTCCATACTGAAGGATATCCGCGTCACCATCGGCTCCGGCGAGAAATGGTCCATTATCGGCGCCAATGGCGCGGGCAAATCCACCCTGCTCAAGTGCCTGCTGCGCATCCACCCGGATTGGACGGGAAGCGTTCACCTGTTTGGGCGTTGCCTGGACGATTATTCCCAGCGCAACCTGGCCCGAAAGGTGGCTTACGTGCCCCAGCCCGGTGACGACCAGCGTTTCCCCTTTACCGTCCGTCAGTTCGTGGCCATGGGGCGCTATGCTTATTCCGGCATGTTCGCCACGGCGCATAAAGACGATGATGCCGTGGTCACCCGGGCCATGCAACAGGCACGGATTCTGGAATTCGGCGACCGGACCCTTGACACACTCAGCGGCGGCGAGCGGCAGAAAGTGTTTATCGCGGCCGCCCTGGCCCAACAGGCGGATCTGTTGCTTCTGGATGAGCCCACGGCTTTCCTGGATTACCGCCACCAGGCAGAGGTTTCGCGCATTTTGGGAGAGATCAACCAGCATAACGGAGCCACCATCGTAGCCGTAACCCATGATGTGAATGCAGCGATTCTGACAGACGGCCTCGTGCTGGCGTTAAAGCAGGGCAACATGGCCTGGATCGGACCGGCGGCGGATCTGACGCAGCCGGGAAGGCTGGAAGATATTTTTAACACCTCTTTCCGGCTTATCGAGGATCCGGTCACCGGGCGCAGACTGGTGGTGCC
- a CDS encoding helicase, with protein sequence MADQFNDQHIQVTISKLLGEVAKQLTLFLEKVLPTLFEDWWKEAVLNGLSFQQRRRTEQRGLGSLGSLDLAALLRVLDQNWYQISNKLGLTSEARHFVKEMQTIRNRWAHATTEGFPLEDVYRDLDTLQRFALVISADNSLVQEVRSIKTALLAKEVASSGKREPITPATSHATKKHDAEFELGQIVYVKSNPTIRGAVISALPGKPENRFKVFVAGETQTYYASQLQAEDIQDDEAESLPCEQFHAYLTALQIRYPGLSTLYSLNAARVDFIPYQFRPVLKFIRSDRPRLLIADGVGVGKTIEAGLILRELQARRDIRSVLVVCPRPLVTERKWMNEMKRFEERFTHLDGGTLRYCINEIDLEGVWPEQHQRVIVPYSLFDEVLLYGSGPDGKRKRKKGLLDLDPPPRFDLVIVDEAHHIRNQDTFSHKAVRFFCDHAEAVVFLTATPIQLGNNDLFVLLNTLRPDLIIDQESFAHMAEPNPFINQAISLVRAQEPEWPVRTNEALQQAVGTAWGQAILRHNPKLIRILSRLSDCEVTTEERVQIITDLETMHTFAGIINRTRRRDIGDFTIRKPETVVVPFTPAQQHLHDELLRVQADIFSRLHGDINVKFMMTTIRRQAASCLYGLVPFLDDILNRHLDELSWEEADNTAPVPQGEAVGTIQSQIQSILESARSLDPDDPKLEALRNTIRDKQRLPNNKVMLFSSFRHTLNYLYRHLSADGFRVGMIHGGTPDEERVTLRSRFESLREDMDSLDVLLFSEIGCEGLDYQFCDCIVNYDLPWNPMRVEQRIGRIDRNGQKSESVAIINLITPGTVDADIYERCLVRIGVFNSALGGSEEILGEITREIRDIAENYSLSEDERRAKLQQLSDNKIRLIQEQEELEQRQMELFGIRLPEDRMRKEIEDASSFWLSSASIRRIATLYLQRACGKEQEFILGEKPLKTLRLSQEARSILLRDFQQLPRQNTTAYREWEIWLKGGNPHLLVTFESDCATQHPEAAFIMPLHPLVRQAAISFDVKKRVVATLSAQSSDVPAGRYEFAIYQWRFLGIKEDLVLRPIASSEAVTSHLGRLLENAVDAEPSDRGDGGSPVWEELDAQHYNLWFEAREKHRQRTQELAEYRRESLSTSHRARIELLEEQLKQAINDKIQKMRHSQIAAAETDYARHIQDLDIAMERAELTAEPVAYGVIHIVGDASHDE encoded by the coding sequence ATGGCAGACCAATTCAATGATCAGCATATCCAAGTCACCATCTCGAAGCTCTTAGGCGAGGTGGCCAAACAGCTTACCCTTTTTCTTGAAAAGGTGCTGCCAACTCTCTTTGAGGATTGGTGGAAGGAAGCCGTCCTCAATGGCCTGTCGTTTCAGCAACGTCGACGCACGGAACAACGCGGCTTAGGCTCCCTCGGCTCATTGGACCTTGCCGCGCTGCTTCGAGTGCTCGACCAGAACTGGTATCAGATCTCCAACAAACTAGGCCTTACATCGGAGGCGCGGCATTTCGTCAAGGAGATGCAGACGATCCGTAATCGGTGGGCGCATGCAACCACTGAAGGTTTTCCACTCGAGGACGTGTACCGAGACCTGGACACACTGCAGCGTTTTGCCTTAGTTATCAGTGCTGATAACTCCTTGGTTCAGGAAGTACGCTCCATCAAGACAGCCCTTCTTGCCAAAGAAGTGGCGTCCTCCGGCAAACGTGAACCAATCACTCCCGCAACGTCTCATGCTACCAAGAAGCATGATGCCGAGTTTGAATTGGGGCAGATCGTTTATGTTAAATCGAATCCAACCATCCGAGGCGCGGTGATTTCTGCCTTGCCTGGCAAGCCGGAGAACCGCTTCAAGGTCTTTGTTGCCGGCGAAACCCAGACATACTATGCTTCTCAGTTGCAGGCTGAAGATATTCAGGACGACGAGGCCGAGTCTTTGCCTTGTGAGCAGTTTCACGCCTATCTAACCGCACTGCAGATCAGATATCCCGGTCTCTCCACGCTCTATTCGCTCAATGCCGCCCGCGTTGATTTCATCCCATACCAATTCAGACCCGTGCTGAAATTCATCAGATCGGATCGCCCGCGACTATTAATCGCCGACGGTGTGGGCGTTGGCAAGACCATCGAAGCGGGGCTCATTCTTCGTGAGTTGCAAGCAAGACGTGATATCCGCTCCGTCCTTGTCGTGTGCCCGCGTCCACTGGTGACTGAGCGCAAATGGATGAATGAGATGAAGCGCTTCGAGGAGCGCTTTACGCATCTCGATGGTGGAACTTTGCGCTACTGCATAAACGAGATCGACCTGGAAGGCGTCTGGCCAGAACAGCATCAGAGGGTGATAGTCCCCTATTCCTTGTTCGACGAGGTCCTTCTTTATGGCTCAGGACCGGACGGCAAGCGAAAACGAAAGAAGGGGCTACTTGACCTCGACCCGCCCCCACGTTTCGATCTCGTCATCGTTGACGAGGCGCATCATATCCGCAATCAGGATACGTTCAGCCACAAGGCCGTGAGATTCTTCTGTGACCACGCCGAGGCCGTTGTCTTCTTGACTGCGACCCCGATCCAGCTTGGCAACAATGACCTTTTTGTTCTCCTCAATACTCTACGCCCCGATCTGATTATCGATCAAGAGAGTTTCGCGCATATGGCGGAGCCAAATCCGTTCATTAACCAGGCGATATCGTTGGTACGGGCACAAGAACCGGAATGGCCTGTTCGGACAAATGAGGCCCTCCAGCAGGCGGTGGGCACAGCCTGGGGCCAAGCTATTCTCCGCCACAATCCGAAACTCATTCGGATACTCTCCAGGCTGTCGGACTGCGAAGTCACAACTGAAGAGCGTGTCCAAATCATTACGGACTTGGAGACTATGCACACTTTCGCCGGGATTATCAATAGGACTCGCCGTAGGGATATCGGGGATTTTACGATACGAAAGCCGGAGACAGTGGTCGTCCCGTTCACGCCCGCCCAGCAGCATCTGCATGACGAGCTTCTCAGGGTCCAGGCCGACATATTCAGCCGGCTTCACGGGGATATCAACGTCAAGTTCATGATGACCACGATCAGACGCCAAGCCGCAAGTTGCCTTTACGGGCTTGTGCCCTTCCTCGATGATATACTGAACCGCCATCTCGATGAACTGTCCTGGGAGGAGGCGGATAACACCGCACCAGTCCCTCAAGGTGAGGCAGTCGGCACAATACAATCTCAAATCCAATCGATTCTTGAGAGTGCACGCTCTCTCGATCCCGATGATCCGAAACTTGAGGCGTTGCGCAATACCATACGGGACAAGCAAAGGCTGCCCAACAACAAAGTGATGCTGTTTAGCAGCTTCCGGCACACGCTAAACTACCTTTATAGGCATCTCAGCGCTGATGGCTTTCGCGTCGGGATGATTCACGGCGGAACGCCGGATGAAGAACGCGTCACTCTCCGGAGTCGTTTCGAGAGCCTGCGAGAAGACATGGACAGCCTGGATGTCCTGCTGTTCTCGGAAATCGGTTGCGAAGGTCTGGATTACCAATTCTGCGATTGCATCGTGAATTACGACCTGCCTTGGAATCCGATGCGTGTTGAGCAGCGGATCGGCCGCATTGATCGAAACGGGCAGAAGAGCGAGAGCGTCGCTATTATTAATTTGATTACGCCGGGCACCGTCGACGCGGACATATATGAACGCTGCCTCGTTCGTATAGGAGTGTTCAATAGCGCCTTGGGCGGCAGCGAGGAGATTCTCGGGGAGATCACCAGGGAGATTCGCGATATCGCGGAAAACTATTCCTTGAGTGAAGACGAGAGAAGGGCGAAGCTGCAGCAGTTATCGGATAACAAGATTAGACTCATACAGGAACAAGAAGAGCTCGAACAGCGGCAGATGGAGCTTTTCGGCATCCGGCTGCCTGAAGACCGGATGAGGAAGGAAATCGAGGATGCATCAAGCTTCTGGTTATCCTCAGCATCCATACGAAGGATCGCTACGCTCTATTTGCAAAGGGCCTGTGGAAAAGAGCAGGAATTCATCCTCGGTGAAAAGCCTCTCAAAACCCTCCGTCTATCGCAGGAAGCCCGGAGCATCCTGCTGCGGGATTTTCAGCAGCTTCCCAGACAAAACACGACGGCCTACCGGGAATGGGAGATCTGGCTAAAAGGGGGAAACCCTCACCTGCTCGTAACCTTCGAATCGGACTGCGCGACGCAGCATCCCGAGGCGGCATTCATCATGCCGCTTCATCCCTTGGTCCGACAAGCCGCGATATCGTTCGATGTTAAAAAACGAGTGGTTGCCACGCTCAGTGCTCAGTCAAGCGACGTTCCCGCGGGCAGATACGAGTTCGCCATTTACCAATGGCGGTTTCTTGGGATCAAAGAGGATTTGGTCCTGCGGCCAATCGCTTCCTCCGAAGCGGTCACATCACATCTTGGCCGCCTACTTGAAAATGCGGTCGACGCCGAGCCTAGTGATCGGGGAGACGGCGGCTCTCCCGTGTGGGAGGAACTGGACGCACAGCATTACAATCTCTGGTTCGAAGCGCGAGAGAAACATCGGCAACGGACTCAGGAATTGGCGGAGTACCGTAGAGAAAGCCTGTCAACGAGTCACCGTGCACGAATAGAGCTTCTTGAGGAACAGCTCAAACAGGCTATCAATGACAAAATACAGAAAATGCGCCATTCTCAAATCGCTGCTGCCGAGACAGACTATGCTCGGCACATCCAGGACTTAGACATCGCCATGGAAAGGGCGGAACTGACCGCCGAGCCGGTGGCGTACGGAGTGATCCACATCGTGGGGGATGCGTCTCATGACGAGTAA
- a CDS encoding portal protein: MGIATDIILLIVAAFFFGLLLQRLNQPIILGYIAAGILLGPHTGGLTVSNIHEIELLAEIGIALLLFALGLEFSLKDLKPVKWVSIVGAPLQMVLTALLGYGIARFLGLDWKASLWLGALVSLSSTMVLLKTLMNQGWMGTLSSKVMIGMLIVQDLAVVPMIIILPKLDNPSGGLSAIAFAAVKAFLFIGGMIVLGTRLLPRLLAHIARLNSRELFLLAITAIGLGVGYVTHLVGLSFAFGAFVAGMVLSESDYGYQAFSEIIPLRDLFGLLFFTSVGMLFNPAFFASHIEQILLLVLIISVGKGLIFAGVSRLFNYRNVIPLAVGLGLFQVGEFSFILARVGIANGSISHELYNLVLTVAILTMILTPLVSGRTAKLYSLKKRWFRHEKLECFNVRESGLKGHVVIVGAGRVGFQIARILERMHIPFVAVELDHNRFEKAKNTGMAVIFGDAGQETVLEAACIHNAALLVLTIPGQVTAGAAVVQARRMNKDIEIVARVSAIEYFKELKELGVSEAVLPEFEAGLEMTRQSLLRLGVPATEIQRHTNAVREELYAELHENNPNYRTLSQFRNAEQQFDLEWIRLDMDAKIAHQAIGESGIRASSGASVVGVVRDGQLFINPDSDFVLLPDDLVAVIGDAQSREAFSNMAADPSERECRAENEVPRDSEPHL, translated from the coding sequence ATGGGAATTGCAACCGATATTATTCTGCTGATCGTGGCCGCTTTCTTTTTCGGTCTGTTGTTGCAGCGACTCAATCAGCCCATCATTCTGGGTTACATCGCCGCCGGAATTTTATTGGGGCCCCATACCGGAGGCTTAACGGTCTCAAATATCCACGAGATCGAGCTGCTGGCCGAAATCGGTATCGCCCTGCTGTTGTTCGCCTTGGGGCTCGAGTTTTCTCTTAAAGATCTGAAGCCCGTCAAGTGGGTATCCATCGTGGGCGCGCCGCTTCAAATGGTACTGACCGCATTGTTGGGTTACGGCATTGCCCGCTTCCTGGGACTGGACTGGAAAGCTTCGCTATGGCTTGGCGCCCTGGTTTCCCTCTCAAGTACCATGGTGCTGCTGAAGACGCTGATGAACCAGGGCTGGATGGGTACGCTCTCGAGCAAAGTCATGATCGGGATGTTGATTGTCCAGGACCTGGCCGTGGTTCCCATGATCATCATCCTGCCCAAGTTGGACAACCCCTCCGGGGGCTTGTCGGCCATCGCCTTCGCCGCGGTCAAGGCATTTCTCTTTATCGGCGGAATGATTGTATTGGGAACTCGATTGCTGCCGCGCCTGCTGGCCCATATCGCCAGGCTCAATTCACGGGAGTTGTTTCTCTTGGCCATAACCGCCATCGGACTGGGCGTGGGTTACGTCACCCACCTGGTGGGATTGTCATTCGCCTTCGGTGCCTTCGTGGCCGGCATGGTGTTGAGCGAATCAGATTACGGTTACCAGGCTTTCAGCGAAATCATCCCCCTGCGCGACCTTTTCGGACTGTTGTTTTTTACCTCCGTGGGCATGCTGTTCAACCCGGCGTTCTTTGCTAGTCACATCGAGCAGATCCTGCTGCTGGTCCTGATCATAAGTGTCGGCAAAGGCTTGATTTTTGCCGGCGTATCCAGGTTGTTCAACTACCGCAACGTGATCCCGCTAGCCGTGGGGCTGGGTCTCTTCCAGGTAGGTGAGTTTTCCTTTATCCTGGCAAGGGTTGGAATCGCAAACGGATCGATCAGCCATGAACTCTATAACCTGGTCTTAACCGTAGCCATCCTGACCATGATATTGACCCCCCTGGTTTCCGGCCGCACCGCAAAGTTATATTCACTGAAAAAACGCTGGTTCCGCCACGAGAAGCTTGAGTGCTTTAATGTGCGCGAAAGCGGTCTGAAAGGTCACGTAGTGATCGTGGGAGCCGGCAGAGTGGGTTTTCAGATTGCCCGAATCCTGGAGCGGATGCACATCCCGTTCGTGGCGGTTGAATTGGATCACAATCGCTTTGAAAAGGCCAAGAACACTGGGATGGCGGTTATTTTCGGTGATGCCGGCCAGGAAACCGTCCTTGAAGCCGCCTGCATCCACAATGCGGCTTTGCTGGTTTTAACCATTCCCGGTCAGGTTACGGCCGGAGCGGCCGTGGTTCAGGCGCGGCGCATGAACAAGGATATTGAAATCGTGGCCCGCGTTTCCGCCATTGAATATTTCAAAGAATTAAAAGAGCTGGGTGTATCCGAAGCCGTGTTGCCGGAGTTCGAGGCCGGTCTGGAGATGACCCGTCAGTCACTGCTGCGCCTTGGCGTCCCGGCAACTGAAATTCAGCGTCATACCAATGCGGTTCGTGAAGAGCTCTACGCGGAATTGCACGAGAACAACCCCAACTACCGCACGTTGTCTCAATTCAGAAACGCTGAACAGCAATTTGACCTGGAGTGGATCCGCCTGGATATGGATGCGAAAATCGCTCACCAGGCGATCGGCGAAAGCGGTATTCGGGCTTCAAGCGGTGCTTCCGTGGTCGGCGTGGTACGCGACGGACAACTCTTTATCAATCCCGACTCCGATTTTGTCTTGTTGCCGGATGACTTGGTTGCCGTAATCGGTGACGCGCAATCCCGTGAGGCCTTCAGCAACATGGCTGCTGATCCATCGGAGAGAGAATGCCGCGCGGAAAATGAAGTGCCGCGTGATTCTGAACCTCACCTTTGA
- a CDS encoding ABC transporter substrate-binding protein: protein MKCRVILNLTFEMAAQREMNRGNPGAELNLSGMVCEKKRESSLPLFSRFAVLAGLTCFSLVVLLAVSGHTRSVPARIVSLSPNVTEILFALGVGDRVTGISRYCDYPPGAVGLPRVGGLVDPDYEAIISLQPDLVILLTSHDSAARALRKLGISTLKVPHRTIDDVHQSILRIGRVCGVSERAGSLVSALKRRTRAVSFAVAGRPRPRVLLCIGRSTSSSHLGAIYVAGRDGFFSRIIDLAGGGNACVEGRAAFPRISAEGVIRLNPEVIVDLVNMRGDAALPEAELEKQWQSLAGVSAVLNKRVHVWTDTQGLRPGPRYAEFLYRLASLLHPEADIPKPMP from the coding sequence ATGAAGTGCCGCGTGATTCTGAACCTCACCTTTGAGATGGCCGCGCAAAGAGAAATGAACAGGGGGAACCCCGGCGCTGAGCTCAATCTTTCTGGAATGGTGTGCGAGAAAAAGAGAGAAAGTTCTTTGCCTTTATTCAGTCGTTTCGCCGTATTGGCCGGCCTAACCTGTTTTTCGCTTGTGGTGCTGTTGGCGGTTTCGGGCCACACCCGCTCCGTCCCCGCGCGGATTGTTTCGCTGTCTCCCAACGTTACGGAAATCCTTTTCGCACTGGGTGTCGGAGACCGGGTGACAGGCATATCCCGCTACTGTGACTATCCTCCCGGGGCGGTTGGCCTGCCCCGCGTGGGCGGGTTGGTTGATCCCGATTACGAAGCCATCATTTCATTGCAACCGGACCTGGTCATCCTGCTCACTTCGCACGACAGCGCCGCGCGTGCACTGAGAAAACTGGGGATTTCCACGCTCAAGGTTCCCCATCGAACCATTGATGATGTACACCAATCGATTCTGCGAATCGGGCGAGTGTGCGGGGTTTCCGAGCGGGCCGGATCGTTGGTGAGCGCATTGAAACGCAGGACAAGGGCCGTCAGCTTTGCCGTTGCCGGGCGCCCGCGGCCGCGCGTGTTGCTTTGCATCGGCCGCAGCACCTCTTCATCCCACTTGGGAGCCATCTACGTGGCGGGGCGGGATGGGTTTTTCAGCCGGATTATCGACCTGGCCGGAGGAGGAAACGCATGCGTCGAAGGGCGCGCGGCCTTTCCCCGCATCTCAGCCGAGGGTGTCATCCGCTTGAACCCCGAGGTGATCGTTGACCTGGTCAACATGCGCGGAGATGCCGCGCTGCCGGAAGCGGAACTGGAAAAGCAATGGCAGTCACTGGCGGGGGTCTCGGCCGTACTCAACAAACGGGTTCATGTGTGGACCGATACCCAGGGTTTGCGGCCGGGGCCCCGTTACGCGGAATTCCTTTATCGCCTGGCATCCTTGCTGCACCCGGAGGCGGATATCCCGAAACCCATGCCATGA